One region of Primulina tabacum isolate GXHZ01 chromosome 17, ASM2559414v2, whole genome shotgun sequence genomic DNA includes:
- the LOC142530340 gene encoding small ribosomal subunit protein cS22-like translates to MATIASSSSLLSSTFLQNPTKPFKSHLPKHNFQLPRHQFPPLKELIHISNPRRLYSVIAQVSTAEPSSEADRRLYVGNIPRTITTDELRKIVEKHGAVEKAEVMYDKYSGRSRRFAFVTMKSAEEAIATIEKLNGTEIGGRTIKVNATEKPLTSSDVSFLQVDDSKFIDSPYKVYVGNLAKNVTTETLKDFFSEKGKVLSAKVSRLPVTSKSSGYGFVTFSSEEDVETAISVLNNTVLEGQKIRVNKA, encoded by the exons ATGGCCACTATTGCATCGTCTTCGTCTCTACTATCTTCAACTTTCCTGCAAAACCCCACGAAACCCTTCAAATCCCATCTCCCGAAGCACAATTTCCAGCTTCCCAGACACCAATTCCCCCCTTTGAAGGAGCTCATCCACATTTCAAATCCCAGAAGGCTGTATTCGGTTATCGCCCAAGTTTCTACAGCGGAGCCGTCGTCTGAGGCTGACAGAAGATTGTACGTTGGAAACATTCCGCGTACTATTACCACTGACGAGCTCCGCAAAATTGTTGAAAAGCATGGTGCTGTTGAGAAGGCTGAG GTCATGTATGATAAGTACTCTGGAAGGAGCAGGAGATTTGCATTTGTAACTATGAAGTCAGCCGAGGAGGCAATTGCTACTATTGAAAAGCTTAATGGGACA GAAATTGGAGGACGTACAATCAAAGTCAACGCAACAGAAAAACCGTTGACATCCTCAGATGTGTCTTTTCTTCAAGTGGATGATTCCAAATTCATTGACAGTCCCTACAAAGTTTATGTGGGCAATCTTGCAAAGAATGTAACTACAGAAACACTGAAAGACTTTTTCTCAGAAAAGGGGAAAGTTCTCAGTGCAAAGGTATCCCGACTTCCAGTGACCTCAAAATCCAGTGGATATGGCTTTGTTACCTTCTCTTCAGAAGAGGACGTGGAAACTGCCATATCTGTTCTAAATAATACG GTTCTCGAGGGACAGAAGATTCGGGTTAATAAAGCATAG